A genome region from Leguminivora glycinivorella isolate SPB_JAAS2020 chromosome 13, LegGlyc_1.1, whole genome shotgun sequence includes the following:
- the LOC125232753 gene encoding zinc carboxypeptidase A 1-like isoform X2, with product MGRRKRAIDAQVNSRKKRSPRVIREPVMHFEGYHTLENINNWFQHLAEQHSNIVTLVTAGTSHEGRNITGIKIARNSNRPAFFLEAGQIGADWLSPTVVCYIVDQLVRGDNPDALAASRDFEWHIFPSVNPDGFEFSDNNVRLWTKNRRPQRGNQIGVDLTRNWNNGEFAVEVSAQ from the exons atgggccggcgtaagag AGCCATTGATGCTCAAGTAAACAGCAGAAAGAAACGCAGTCCTCGTGTGATTCGTGAGCCCGTCATGCACTTCGAAGGCTATCACACTCTGGAGAATATCAATAACTGGTTCCAACATCTAGCTGAGCAGCACAGTAACATCGTCACTTTGGTCACTGCTGGTACTTCACATGAGG GACGAAACATCACCGGTATAAAAATAGCCCGAAACTCTAACCGGCCAGCATTCTTCCTCGAAGCTGGTCAGATCGGAGCTGACTGGCTATCTCCCACTGTAGTCTGTTACATTGTGGACCAACTGGTTCGCGGCGATAACCCTGATGCATTGGCTGCGTCGAGAGATTTCGAGTGGCATATCTTCCCTAGTGTCAACCCTGATGGTTTTGAGTTTTCTGATAACAAT GTTAGATTATGGACTAAAAACCGAAGACCACAACGCGGTAACCAGATTGGAGTTGATCTTACAAGAAATTGGAACAATGGGGAG TTCGCGGTGGAAGTTTCAGCCCAGTAG